One Ficedula albicollis isolate OC2 chromosome 15, FicAlb1.5, whole genome shotgun sequence genomic window carries:
- the LHX5 gene encoding LIM/homeobox protein Lhx5, whose product MMVHCAGCERPILDRFLLNVLDRAWHIKCVQCCECKCNLTEKCFSREGKLYCKNDFFRRFGTKCAGCSQGISPSDLVRKARNKVFHLNCFTCMVCNKQLSTGEELYIIDENKFVCKEDYLNSPSLKEGSLNSVSSCTDRSLSPDLQDPMQDDTKETDNSTSSDKETTNNENEEQNSGTKRRGPRTTIKAKQLETLKTLKAAFAATPKPTRHIREQLAQETGLNMRVIQVWFQNRRSKERRMKQLSALGARRHAFFRSPRRMRPLGGRLDESEMLGSTPYTYYGDYQGDYYGPGGNYDFFPHGPPSQAQSPADSSYLQNSGPGSTPLGPLEPPLSGHHSSENQRYTDMISHPDTPSPEPGMTGSLHPIPGEVFSGGPSPPFSMSSNSGYSGALSHPNPELSEAAVW is encoded by the exons ATGATGGTGCATTGTGCGGGCTGCGAGAGGCCGATTTTGGACCGCTTCCTACTGAACGTCTTGGACAGGGCATGGCACATCAAATGCGTCCAGTGCTGCGAGTGCAAGTGCAACCTGACCGAGAAATGCTTCTCCAGGGAAGGGAAACTCTACTGCAAAAATGACTTTTTCAG GAGGTTTGGTACCAAATGCGCCGGCTGCTCCCAAGGGATCTCTCCCAGCGACCTCGTCCGAAAAGCCCGGAATAAAGTCTTTCACCTGAACTGTTTCACCTGCATGGTCTGCAACAAGCAGCTCTCCACGGGCGAGGAACTCTATATCATCGACGAAAACAAATTTGTTTGCAAAGAGGATTATTTGAACTCTCCCAGTTTGAAGGAAGGCAGCCTCAACTCAG TGTCCTCATGTACAGACAGGAGTTTGTCCCCGGATCTCCAGGACCCCATGCAGGACGACACCAAGGAAACGGACAACTCGACCTCCTCGGACAAGGAGACCACCAACAACGAGAACGAGGAGCAGAACTCGGGCACCAAGCGGAGGGGGCCCCGCACCACCATTAAAGCCAAGCAGCTGGAGACCCTCAAA ACCCTCAAAGCCGCCTTCGCCGCCACCCCCAAACCCACTCGCCACATCCGGGAGCAGCTGGCCCAGGAGACCGGCCTCAACATGAGAGTCATCCAG GTGTGGTTCCAGAACCGTCGGTCGAAGGAGCGGCGGATGAAGCAGCTGAGCGCGCTGGGCGCCCGGCGGCACGCGTTCTTCCGCAGCCCCCGCAGGATGCGGCCCCTCGGCGGCCGCCTCGACGAGTCCGAGATGCTCGGCTCCACGCCCTACACCTACTACGGAG aTTACCAAGGTGACTACTACGGGCCAGGAGGCAACTATGACTTTTTCCCCCACGGGCCGCCCTCCCAAGCCCAGTCCCCGGCCGACTCCAGCTACCTTCAGAACTCAGGACCCGGCTCCACACCCCTGGGACCCTTGGAGCCCCCCCTAAGCGGACACCACTCCTCAGAAAACCAAAGGTACACGGATATGATCTCGCACCCCgacacccccagccccgagccggggaTGACGGGCTCTCTGCACCCCATTCCGGGGGAGGTCTTCAGCGGGGGGCCCAGCCCGCCCTTCTCCATGTCCAGCAATAGCGGCTACAGCGGCGCTCTGTCGCACCCCAACCCGGAGCTCAGCGAGGCGGCGGTCTGGTAG
- the SDSL gene encoding serine dehydratase-like translates to MAAQHVSGQKPFHVVTPVLESLPLSKAVGTKVFMKLENVQPSGSFKIRGIGHLCQDAAKKGCHHFVCSSGGNAGLAAAYAARELGLPITVVVPSSSGPTPVRKLEELGATVEVYGKVWDDANRRAQELARTEGWVNIPPFDHPLVWEGHSSLVRELKDSLEAKPGAMVVAVGGGGLLAGVVAGLQQVGWQDVPIIAAETLGAHSFHEALKAGRLVTLPDITSVATCLGAKTVAARALECARECQVISQVVQDAEAVRAVEQFLDDERLLVESACGAPLAVLYSGRLQRLQQEGRLRTPLDSVVLVVCGGSNTHMAQLRALKSRLGME, encoded by the exons ATGGCAGCCCAGCATGTCAGCGGGCAGAAGCCCTTCCACGTCGTTACACCCGTCCTGGAGAGCCTGCCCCTCTCCAAGGCCGTGGGCACCAAGGTCTTCATGAAGCTGGAGAATGTCCAGCCCTCGGGATCCTTCAAGATCCGGGGCATCGGGCACTTGTGCCAGGAT GCTGCCAAGAAGGGCTGCCACCACTTCGTGTGCTCCTCAG gaGGAAACGCGGGTCTGGCAGCGGCGTACGCAGCTcgggagctggggctgcccatcACCGTGGTGGTCCCCAGCAGCAGCGGCCCCACCCCCGTGCGCAaactggaggagctgggggccACAGTCGAGGTCTATGGCAAG GTGTGGGATGATGCCAACAGGAGAGCCCAGGAGCTGGCTAGGACAGAGGGCTGGGTCAACATCCCCCCCTTCGATCACCCCTTGGTGTG GGAGGGTCACTCCAGCCTGGTCCGGGAGCTGAAGGACTCTCTGGAGGCCAAACCAGGCGCCATGGTGGTGGCGGTGGGTGGCGGGGGGCTGCTGGCCGGTGTGGTGGCCGGCCTGCAGCAGGTGGGCTGGCAGGATGTCCCCATCATCGCCGCCGAGACGCTGGGAGCCCACAGCTTCCACGAGGCGCTCAAAGCCGGCCGGCTCGTCACCCTGCCCGACATCACCAG CGTGGCCACCTGCCTGGGAGCCAAGACGGTGGCGGCGCGGGCGCTGGAGTGCGCCCGGGAGTGCCAGGTGATCTCGCAGGTGGTGCAGGACGCGGAGGCCGTGCGGGCTGTGGAGCAGTTCCTGG ATGACGAGCGGCTGCTGGTGGAGTCGGCGTGCGGGGCGCCCCTGGCCGTGCTGTACTCGGGGCGGCTGCAgcggctgcagcaggaggggcgGCTGCGGACCCCGCTGGACTCCGTGGTGCTCGTGGTGTGCGGGGGCAGCAACACGCACATGGCCCAGCTGCGGGCCCTGAAGAGCCGGCTGGGCATGGAGTGA
- the PLBD2 gene encoding putative phospholipase B-like 2 has translation MGGRGCWPGPPCPLLSPLLSPLLSPLLSPLLSPLLSPLLSPLLSPLLSPLLSPLLSPLLSPLLSPLLSPLLSPLLSPLLSPLLSPLLSPLLSPLLSPLLSPLLSPLLSPLLSPLLSPLLSPLLSPLLSPLLSPLLSPLLSPLLSPLLSPLLSPLLSPLLSPLLSPLLSPLLSPLLSPLLSPLLSPLLSPLLSPLLSPLLSPLLSPLLSPLLSPLLSPLLSAVPAGAAPSPVPRNVSVLLEPGSERLRVLPGRHPGAVAWASLDDRIPHVGWAFLEVATNASYNDSLQAYAAGLAEAAVSEQLMYMHWMNTMVGYCGPFKYESEYCQKLRDYLEANLAWMEEQMAKGQDTEYWHQVRLALLQLKGLEDSYNGRLDFPRGRISLAPFGFLLLQLGGDLEDLESALNHSSPQRVLGSGSCSALVKLLPGQRDLLVAHDTWSSYQAMLRVIKKYTLPFRTSAGGKSQIPGSVQVFSSYPGTIFSVDDFYILSSGLVALETTIGNNNPALWKYLEPRGSVLEWLRNIVANRLARSGPEWAAVFRRFNSGTYNNQWMVVDYNAFTPGRASPAPGVLTVLEQIPGLVVVADQTELLYQQGYWASYNVPYFEEIFNASGNLELVRKFGDWFTYDKNPRAQIFRRNQTQVQDLDSMIRLMRSNNYLQDPLSRCKGCDPPQNAENAISARSDLNPANGTYPFPALRQRCHGGIDMKVTSSAMVPTFGLVAVSGPAWDDVPPFRWSTSPCSSLLHMGHPDLWTFPPVKVHWD, from the exons ATGGGGGGACGGGGGTGCT ggccGGGTCCCCCGTGCCcgctgctgtccccgctgctgtccccgctgctgtccccgctgctCTCCCCGCTGCTCTCCCCGCTGCTCTCCCCGCTGCTCTCCCCGCTGCTCTCCCCGCTGCTCTCCCCGCTGCTCTCCCCGCTGCTCTCCCCGCTGCTCTCCCCGCTGCTCTCCCCGCTGCTCTCCCCGCTGCTCTCCCCGCTGCTCTCCCCGCTGCTCTCCCCGCTGCTCTCCCCGCTGCTCTCCCCGCTGCTCTCCCCGCTGCTCTCCCCGCTGCTCTCCCCGCTGCTCTCCCCGCTGCTCTCCCCGCTGCTCTCCCCGCTGCTCTCCCCGCTGCTCTCCCCGCTGCTCTCCCCGCTGCTCTCCCCGCTGCTCTCCCCGCTGCTCTCCCCGCTGCTCTCCCCGCTGCTCTCCCCGCTGCTCTCCCCGCTGCTCTCCCCGCTGCTCTCCCCGCTGCTCTCCCCGCTGCTCTCCCCGCTGCTCTCCCCGCTGCTCTCCCCGCTGCTCTCCCCGCTGCTCTCCCCGCTGCTCTCCCCGCTGCTCTCCCCGCTGCTCTCCCCGCTGCTCTCCCCGCTGCTCTCCCCGCTGCTCTCCCCGCTGCTCTCCCCGCTGCTCTCCCCGCTGCTCTCCCCGCTGCTCTCCGCCGTCCCAGCCGGCGCAGCCCCGTCCCCGGTGCCCCGCAATGTCTCCGTGCTGCTGGAGCCCGGCTCCGAGCGCCTGCGCGTCCTCCCCGGCCGCCACCCCGGGGCCGTGGCCTGGGCCAGCCTCGATGACCGCATCCCGCACGTCGG ctgggcCTTCCTGGAGGTGGCCACCAACGCCTCGTACAATGACAGCCTGCAGGCCTACGCTGCTGGGCTCGCCGAGGCTGCTGTCTCCGAGCAG CTGATGTACATGCACTGGATGAACACCATGGTGGGATACTGCGGTCCCTTCAAGTACGAGAGCGAGTACTGCCAGAAGCTGCGGGACTACCTGGAGGCCAACCTGGCCTGGATGGAGGAGCAGATGGCGAAAGGGCAGGACACCGAGTACTGGCACCAG gtgcgcctggccctgctgcagctgaaggggCTGGAGGACAGCTACAACGGGCGCCTGGACTTCCCCAGGGGCAGGATCTCCCTGGCACCCTTCGGCTTCCT gctgctgcagttgGGGGGTGACCTGGAGGACCTGGAGTCTGCCCTGAACCACTCGTCCCCGCAGCgtgtgctgggctctggctcctgctcGGCTCTGGTGAAGCTGCTGCCAGGCCAGCGGGACCTGCTGGTGGCCCACGACACCTGGAGCTCCTACCAGGCCATGCTGCGCGTCATCAAGAAGTACACGCTGCCCTTCCGCACCTCGGCCGGCG GCAAGTCCCAGATCCCTGGCAGCGTCCAGGTGTTCTCCTCCTACCCTGGCACCATCTTCTCCGTGGATGACTTCTACATCCTCAGCAGCGGCTTG gtCGCGCTGGAAACCACCATTGGCAACAACAACCCGGCCCTGTGGAAGTACCTGGAGCCCCGGGGCAGCGTCCTGGAGTGGCTGAGGAACATCGTGGCCAACCGGCTGGCCCGCAGCGGGCCCGAGTGGGCCGCCGTGTTCCGGCGCTTCAACAGTGGCAC GTACAACAACCAGTGGATGGTGGTGGACTACAATGCCTTCACACCGGGCAGAGCGAGCCCGGCACCGGGCGTGCTGACAGTGCTGGAGCAGATCCC gggccTGGTGGTGGTGGCTGAtcagacagagctgctgtacCAGCAGGGCTACTGGGCCAGCTACAACGTGCC GTACTTTGAGGAGATCTTCAACGCCAGTGGGAACCTGGAGCTGGTGAGGAAGTTCGGGGACTGGTTCACTTATGACAAGAACCCGCGTGCCCAGATCTTCCGGCGGAACCAGACGCAGGTGCAGGACCTGGACTCCATGATCCGCCTGATGCG GTCCAACAACTACCTGCAGGACCCCCTGTCGCGGTGCAAGGGCTGTGACCCCCCCCAGAACGCCGAGAACGCCATCTCCGCCCGCTCCGACCTCAACCCTGCCAACGGCACCTACCCCTTCCCTGCGCTGCGCCAGCGCTGCCACGGCGGCATCGACATGAAG GTCACCTCCTCGGCCATGGTGCCCACCTTCGGGCTGGTGGCAGTCAGCGGCCCCGCCTGGGATGACGTGCCCCCCTTCCGCTGGAGCACgtccccctgcagctccctgctccacatGGGCCACCCCGACCTCTGGACCTTCCCCCCAGTCAAGGTCCACTGGGACTGA
- the SLC8B1 gene encoding sodium/potassium/calcium exchanger 6, mitochondrial — MGWGQGCPPLLALAQPSAQAHGARAGKLRQGVTATCQKQPHGRACGGRGCSGGAVSPRGGQCPLGVGGVPSGCPWQPLWGQGVLEGPARPSSLPCAPQCWEVREHNSSEWCHFIRSNPDCQLDGGFLDYLDGVFCVFPPRLLPPAVTLYALWLLYLFVILAVTAEKFFCPNLSAISTNLKLSHNVAGVTFLAFGNGAPDVFSAVVAFSDPRTAGLAVGAIFGAGVFVTTVVAGGIALVKPFTAASRPFLRDVIFYMAAVFLTFVVLYLGRIRLGEALGYLGLYVFYVLTVVLCTWIHRRQRGDGLAPPGPWEPEMPTDVEEPEPSGTNSGDYGEEYRPLLPSQESSLRILTTALNPLDYRRWRRKPWYWRLFKAFKVPVELVLLLTVPVVDPDKDDLNWRRPLNCLHILTSPLLCVLTLKSGTYGLYQIQGTFPVWGLVTLVASALALIIFITTSNEEPPKYHCVFAFLGFLASAMWINAAATELVNILRTLGIIFQLSNTVLGLTLLAWGNSIGDTFSDLTMARQGYPRMAFSACFGGIIFNILVGVGLGCLLQMSSSQPLVKLEPDSPLVWVLAGALGLSLAFSFVTVPAQCFQLGRAYGACLLTYYLLFLGVALLTEFRVIHFPTP; from the exons atgggctggggacaagggtgTCCCcctctgctggccctggcacagccctcgGCCCAGGCACATGGAGCACGGgcggggaaactgaggcagggggTGACAGCGACCTGCCAAAAACAGCCCCACGGCAGAGCTTGTGGGGGCAGGGGGTGCTCGGGGGGGGCAGTGTCCCCTCGGGGTGGGCAGTGTCCCCTCGGGGTGGGCGGTGTCCCCTCGGGGTGTCCATGGCAGCCCTTGTGGGGGCAGGGGGTGCTCGAGGGTCCCGCCCGCCCAAGCAGCCTCCCCTGTGCCCCGCAGTGCTGGGAGGTTCGGGAGCACAACAGCTCTGAATGGTGTCACTTCATCCGGAGCAACCCCGACTGCCAGCTGGACGGGGGCTTCCTTGACTACCTCGATGGGGTCTTCTGCGTCTTCCCGCCGCGGCTGCTGCCCCCGGCTGTCACCCTCTAT GCTCTCTGGCTCCTGTACCTGTTCGTCATCCTCGCTGTGACAGCAGAGAAGTT CTTCTGCCCCAATTTATCAGCCATCTCCACCAACCTGAAGCTGTCCCACAACGTGGCA GGTGTCACCTTCCTGGCCTTTGGGAACGGGGCACCTGATGTCTTCAGCGCTGTGGTGGCCTTCTCCGACCCCCGGACAGCGGGGCTGGCCGTCGGGGCCATCTTTG GTGCCGGGGTGTTTGTCACCACGGTGGTGGCCGGGGGCATCGCCCTGGTCAAGCCCTTCACGGCCGCCTCCAGGCCCTTCCTCAGGGACGTCATCTTCTACATGGCGGCCGTGTTCCTCACCTTCGTGGTGCTCTACTTGGGCAGGATCAGGCTGGGCGAGGCTCTGG GTTACCTGGGGCTCTACGTGTTCTACGTGCTCACCGTGGTGCTCTGCACCTGGATCCACCGGC ggcagcggggGGACGGGCTGGCCCCTCCCGGCCCCTGGGAGCCAG AGATGCCGACAGATGTGGAAGAGCCGGAGCCCTCGGGCACAAACAGTGGGGACTACG GGGAGGAGTACCggcccctgctgccctcccaggaGAGCTCCCTGCGCATCCTCACCACCGCCCTGAACCCCCTGGACTACCGCAGGTGGAGGAGGAAGCCCTGGTACTGGCGGCTCTTCAAAGCCTTCAAG gtgcccgtggagctggtgctgctgctcactgtcCCCGTTGTGGATCCCGACAAGGATGACCTGAACTGGAGGAGACCCCTCAACTGCCTGCACATCCTCACCAGCCCCCTGCTCTGCGTCCTCACCCTCAAGTCAGGCACCT ATGGGCTGTACCAGATCCAGGGCACCTTCCCAGTCTGGGGACTGGTCACACTGGTTGCCTCTGCCCTGGccctcatcatcttcatcaccACAAGCAACGAGGAACCACCCAAGTATCACTGT GTGTTTGCCTTCCTTGGGTTTTTGGCCAGTGCCATGTGGATCAACGCGGCGGCCACGGAGCTGGTGAACATCCTGCGGACCCTGGGCATCATCTTCCAGCTCAGCAACACCGTGCTGGGCCTGACCCTGCTGGCCTGGGGCAACAGCATCGGTg ACACCTTCTCTGACCTCACCATGGCGCGCCAGGGCTACCCCCGCATGGCCTTCTCCGCCTGCTTCGGGGGCATCATCTTCA ACATCCTGGTGGGCGTGGGCctgggctgcctgctgcagatgagcagcagccagccGCTGGTGAAG ctggagcCCGACAGCCCGCTGGTGTGGGTGCTGGCCGGGGcgctggggctgagcctggccTTCTCCTTCGTGACGGTGCCGGCGCAGtgcttccagctgggaagggccTACGGCGCCTGCCTGCTCACCTACTACCTGCTGTTCCTGGGCGTGGCCCTGCTCACCGAGTTCAGGGTCATCCATTTCCCCACCCCCTGA